From Lysinibacillus sp. SGAir0095, the proteins below share one genomic window:
- the rpsD gene encoding 30S ribosomal protein S4 — translation MSRYTGPSWKVSRRLGISLSGTGKELEKRPYAPGQHGPNQRKKLSEYGLQLQEKQKLRHMFGMTERQFKNLFVKAGKLKGLHGENFMILLETRLDNLVYRLGLARTRRGARQLVNHGHILVDGKRVDIPSFSVKPGQVISLREKSQSLAVVTEAIEVNNFVPDYLSFDADKKEGTFVRLPERSELSAEIQEQLIVEFYSR, via the coding sequence ATGTCTCGTTATACAGGTCCATCATGGAAAGTGTCTCGTCGCCTTGGTATTTCATTAAGCGGCACAGGTAAAGAATTAGAAAAACGCCCTTATGCTCCAGGTCAACACGGTCCAAACCAACGCAAAAAATTATCTGAATACGGTTTACAATTACAAGAAAAACAAAAACTTCGTCATATGTTCGGTATGACTGAGCGTCAATTCAAAAACCTATTCGTTAAAGCTGGTAAATTAAAAGGTCTACACGGTGAAAACTTCATGATCCTTCTTGAAACTCGCCTTGACAACCTAGTTTACCGCTTAGGTTTAGCTCGCACACGTCGTGGAGCTCGTCAATTAGTTAACCACGGTCACATCTTAGTTGACGGTAAACGCGTTGACATCCCATCATTCAGCGTTAAACCAGGTCAAGTGATTTCTCTACGTGAAAAATCTCAAAGCCTTGCTGTAGTAACTGAAGCTATCGAAGTAAACAACTTCGTACCAGATTACTTATCATTTGATGCAGACAAAAAAGAAGGTACATTCGTACGTCTTCCAGAGCGTTCTGAATTATCAGCTGAAATTCAAGAACAATTAATCGTAGAGTTCTACTCTCGTTAA
- the tyrS gene encoding tyrosine--tRNA ligase — protein MTNPLIEDLEWRGLLYQQTDAEGMEKLLNEEKVSLYVGVDPTADSMHIGHIVPLLTLRRFQQAGHRPVLVVGGATGMIGDPSGRSSERNLLTEEQIGHNVAGLKAQMERIFEFGENENGAQLVNNYDWVGKLSVIDFLRDYGKLVNVNYLLAKDTIASRLESGISFTEFTYTIIQGLDFNYLYDNYNVKIQVGGSDQWGNITTGLEIIRKTHEEETNAFGITIPLVTKADGTKFGKTAGGSVWLDAEKTSPYEFYQFWVNTADSDVVKYLKIFTFLSRDEIEALEVTVKEEPHLRRAQKTLAAEMTKLIHGESGLEQAEKITAALFSGDIKALSVEEMKVAFAGVPSVELSKDDKGIVDLIVEAGISSSKRQAREDVTNGAISINGEKVTDLDYVVDAKDRLEDAFAIIRRGKKKYHMVKFS, from the coding sequence ATGACAAACCCTTTGATAGAAGATTTAGAATGGCGGGGACTTTTGTACCAGCAAACAGATGCTGAAGGTATGGAGAAGCTATTAAATGAGGAAAAAGTATCTCTATATGTTGGAGTCGATCCAACAGCGGATTCAATGCATATCGGTCATATCGTGCCATTACTTACATTACGAAGATTCCAGCAAGCTGGACACCGACCTGTATTAGTTGTTGGTGGGGCAACAGGAATGATTGGTGATCCATCTGGTCGTTCTAGTGAACGAAATTTATTGACTGAAGAGCAAATCGGTCATAATGTTGCAGGCTTAAAAGCACAAATGGAGCGTATTTTCGAATTCGGTGAAAATGAGAATGGTGCTCAACTAGTCAACAACTATGACTGGGTAGGGAAATTAAGTGTAATTGATTTCTTGCGTGATTATGGAAAGTTAGTAAATGTGAATTACTTATTAGCAAAAGACACAATCGCTTCTCGTTTAGAATCTGGTATATCATTTACTGAGTTTACGTACACAATTATACAAGGTCTTGATTTTAACTACCTATATGACAACTACAATGTAAAAATCCAGGTTGGTGGATCAGACCAATGGGGAAATATTACAACTGGACTAGAAATTATCAGAAAAACGCATGAAGAAGAAACAAATGCCTTTGGGATTACAATTCCATTAGTAACCAAAGCAGATGGAACGAAATTCGGTAAAACTGCTGGCGGTTCTGTATGGTTAGATGCAGAAAAAACTTCACCGTATGAATTCTATCAATTCTGGGTAAATACAGCAGATTCCGATGTTGTTAAATATTTAAAAATCTTCACATTCTTATCTCGAGATGAGATTGAAGCGTTAGAGGTAACAGTGAAAGAAGAACCTCATTTACGTAGAGCTCAAAAAACACTGGCTGCAGAAATGACAAAGCTCATTCACGGTGAATCAGGTTTAGAACAAGCTGAAAAAATCACCGCAGCTCTATTCTCTGGTGATATTAAAGCACTTTCTGTAGAAGAGATGAAAGTAGCCTTCGCCGGAGTTCCTTCTGTAGAGCTGTCAAAAGATGATAAGGGTATTGTCGACTTAATTGTTGAAGCGGGAATCTCGTCTTCAAAACGTCAAGCTCGTGAAGACGTAACAAATGGTGCTATTTCAATTAATGGAGAAAAGGTAACAGACCTTGATTACGTAGTTGATGCAAAGGATCGTCTAGAAGATGCATTTGCCATCATCCGCCGTGGAAAGAAAAAATATCACATGGTGAAATTTAGTTAA
- a CDS encoding GAF domain-containing protein, producing the protein MFSQINYEGPVLKKYETLSKQLDALLEGETDIIANLSNASALLNQFLDNINWVGFYLMKEGELVLGPFQGLPACVRITVGRGVCGTAVSERKTMLVEDVHAFPGHIACDAASNSEIVIPLSKNDEVIGVLDIDSPKKARFTLEDQQGLELFAQTLLKFI; encoded by the coding sequence ATGTTCTCACAAATCAATTACGAAGGTCCAGTTCTAAAAAAATATGAAACATTATCTAAGCAATTAGATGCTCTACTAGAAGGAGAAACAGATATAATTGCAAATTTGAGTAACGCTTCTGCCCTTTTAAACCAATTCTTAGACAATATTAATTGGGTTGGTTTCTATTTAATGAAAGAAGGCGAACTCGTTTTAGGTCCTTTCCAAGGTTTACCTGCATGTGTTCGAATTACAGTAGGTCGTGGTGTTTGCGGTACCGCAGTTTCGGAGCGCAAGACAATGTTAGTTGAGGATGTTCATGCATTCCCGGGACATATTGCTTGCGATGCAGCATCCAATTCAGAGATTGTCATTCCATTATCAAAAAATGACGAAGTAATTGGTGTATTAGATATCGATAGTCCAAAGAAAGCTCGATTCACTTTAGAGGATCAGCAAGGCTTAGAACTATTTGCCCAAACTCTACTAAAATTCATATAA
- a CDS encoding sensor domain-containing diguanylate cyclase, producing the protein MREHREILTNIKSDLLSLCIDSMNQKNGYDEYVLLIQNSLKQHFDIDKCCFLLYEFESLKPFNIKSSIDMDIKNILWSDFTTQFSQKKLVELPKFLSHIDEFEPFSQMLLLKTGNFGVYCILLLQETPEWRDFLQGEYFENFVDIASDVLKVLCKNIEIVQNENQYRKLYNMTDLFHSTMDMDLILENVLVTIQDNFPDFNVELILSNDQDRQTKVQIKPFDYLSERPSAIEAFVSGQITVEQAVELNRCLLNAPIKGRQAIYGILQVSAPIHYIFSKTQEDFLRMLAHASGNALENAKLYHQSHRLISDLQLINETSHRLNMKLDSNEMFMFLQKQLMKSFQPMEVCFILKNGSELNLTEASTKLFKTDEGSIFINHVANHFENSQEPLFVADCSRLIGRELQYNSMMAIPMIVEQRINGFSIVLHRESYFFSFDSFKLMQSLIHHSSLAIANSILRNKLQEMVDYDHLTKLHARSFLDRFVENSLKNDRSGMFLLIDIDNFKHVNDTYGHQVGDEVLVQIADQLKKVIGTRGICARWGGEELAVYVPNILVEEVEKLATQIVESVPVATNPTVTVSAGLISWNTKQPPEFQSVFLHADTALYNAKSTGKNKFIIFDESMLFHS; encoded by the coding sequence ATGAGAGAACATCGGGAGATTTTAACGAATATTAAATCTGATTTATTAAGTTTATGTATAGACTCAATGAATCAAAAAAACGGCTACGATGAATATGTTCTATTGATACAAAATAGCTTAAAGCAGCATTTTGATATTGATAAATGTTGTTTTCTTTTATATGAATTTGAATCGTTGAAACCATTTAATATAAAGTCTTCAATTGATATGGACATTAAAAATATATTATGGAGTGATTTTACTACACAATTCTCACAAAAAAAGTTGGTGGAGTTGCCAAAATTCCTTTCACATATAGATGAATTTGAACCTTTTTCTCAAATGCTATTATTGAAAACAGGGAACTTTGGCGTATATTGTATTTTATTACTTCAAGAAACTCCAGAGTGGAGAGACTTTTTACAAGGTGAATATTTTGAAAATTTTGTAGATATCGCCTCGGATGTTTTGAAGGTGTTGTGTAAAAATATCGAAATAGTCCAAAATGAAAACCAGTACCGTAAATTATATAACATGACGGATTTATTTCATTCCACAATGGATATGGATTTAATATTAGAAAATGTGTTAGTTACAATCCAAGATAACTTTCCTGACTTTAATGTAGAGTTAATATTATCAAATGATCAAGACCGTCAAACAAAGGTTCAAATTAAACCGTTTGATTATCTATCTGAAAGGCCATCTGCCATTGAGGCTTTTGTTTCAGGTCAAATTACAGTTGAACAGGCTGTTGAATTGAATCGCTGCTTATTGAATGCCCCAATAAAAGGTAGACAGGCAATCTATGGAATCCTACAAGTAAGTGCACCCATTCATTATATTTTTTCAAAAACGCAAGAAGATTTTTTGAGGATGCTTGCACATGCATCTGGAAATGCTTTAGAAAATGCAAAACTTTATCACCAGTCGCACAGATTAATTAGCGACCTTCAGCTTATTAATGAAACCTCACATCGTTTAAATATGAAATTAGATAGTAATGAAATGTTTATGTTTTTACAAAAACAGCTGATGAAATCATTCCAGCCAATGGAAGTATGCTTTATTTTGAAAAATGGTTCTGAGTTAAATTTAACAGAAGCGTCAACGAAACTTTTTAAAACGGATGAAGGGTCTATTTTTATTAATCACGTTGCAAATCATTTTGAAAATAGTCAAGAGCCATTATTTGTTGCAGACTGCAGTCGATTAATCGGGAGAGAACTTCAATATAATTCAATGATGGCAATTCCAATGATCGTGGAGCAGCGGATCAACGGCTTTAGTATTGTTTTACATCGAGAGTCATACTTTTTCTCATTCGATAGCTTTAAACTTATGCAATCGCTTATCCATCACTCTTCTTTAGCCATTGCAAACTCCATTCTACGCAATAAATTGCAGGAAATGGTTGATTATGACCATTTAACAAAATTACATGCCCGCAGTTTCCTGGACAGATTTGTGGAAAACTCTTTAAAAAACGATCGTTCAGGCATGTTCTTATTGATAGATATCGATAATTTCAAGCATGTAAATGATACTTATGGCCATCAAGTTGGTGACGAGGTACTTGTACAAATTGCGGACCAATTAAAGAAAGTAATTGGAACTCGCGGTATATGTGCAAGATGGGGTGGAGAAGAGTTGGCTGTTTACGTACCAAATATTTTGGTCGAGGAAGTCGAGAAATTAGCTACTCAGATTGTGGAGTCTGTACCGGTGGCAACAAATCCTACCGTAACAGTTTCAGCCGGTTTAATTTCTTGGAATACCAAACAACCACCAGAATTCCAGTCGGTCTTTTTACATGCAGATACAGCTTTATATAATGCTAAATCTACAGGTAAGAATAAATTTATAATTTTTGACGAATCGATGCTTTTTCATTCGTAA
- the hisJ gene encoding histidinol-phosphatase HisJ, with protein MKKDGHIHSPFCPHGTKDSFEEYIEKAIKENFSEITFTEHAPLPNNFIDPTPGKDSGMIPKDLTSYLETLQKLKLQYKDRITIKVGLEVDYIVGYETETRALLDIAGPVLDDAILSVHFLKHNDTYTCIDFSDAVYLEFAQQVGGIEALYNLYYDTVIKSIEANLGRFKPRRIGHPTLVHKFQLAHGEKIDDNHRIIEVLTKLQEKGYELDVNSAGLSKPYCKEPYPPMHMIEYARSISIPMVFGSDAHSVKDLHQYYGVIMKDN; from the coding sequence ATGAAAAAAGACGGTCACATACACTCACCTTTTTGCCCACACGGTACTAAAGATTCATTTGAAGAATATATTGAAAAAGCAATCAAAGAAAACTTTTCAGAAATAACATTTACTGAGCATGCACCCTTGCCGAATAATTTTATCGATCCAACACCTGGAAAAGATAGCGGGATGATACCCAAGGATTTAACTTCTTATCTAGAAACTTTGCAAAAGCTTAAACTACAATACAAGGATCGAATTACCATTAAAGTTGGATTAGAAGTGGACTATATTGTTGGTTACGAAACTGAAACGAGAGCACTTCTAGACATTGCTGGTCCAGTTCTTGATGACGCTATACTTTCAGTTCATTTTTTAAAACATAATGATACATACACTTGCATTGACTTCTCGGATGCGGTCTATCTTGAATTTGCTCAGCAAGTAGGAGGGATTGAGGCTCTTTATAATCTCTATTATGATACCGTTATAAAATCAATCGAGGCTAACTTAGGCAGATTTAAACCGCGTAGAATCGGCCATCCAACACTTGTTCATAAATTCCAGCTTGCACATGGCGAAAAAATCGATGATAATCATCGTATCATTGAAGTATTAACAAAATTACAAGAAAAAGGTTATGAATTAGATGTGAATAGTGCTGGTTTAAGTAAACCTTATTGCAAAGAACCTTATCCACCAATGCACATGATTGAATATGCTCGTTCAATTTCTATACCAATGGTTTTTGGTTCTGACGCACACAGCGTAAAAGATTTACATCAATATTATGGAGTAATTATGAAAGATAATTAG